A genomic segment from Juglans regia cultivar Chandler chromosome 14, Walnut 2.0, whole genome shotgun sequence encodes:
- the LOC108990041 gene encoding uncharacterized protein LOC108990041 — protein MAASKSYYARPSYRFLPNDRDDHSPNIAHESAFELDESDIYNSVRSNSPEQFRKPVSGSRLSKKSSAKPSFTDSSDCLAGANPSSLPVNIPDWSKILRNEYRENRRGDGVNDVDLNGDDECENGVRVPPHEFLARQMARTRIASFSVHEGAGRTLKGRDLSRVRNAIWEKTGFQD, from the coding sequence ATGGCGGCCAGTAAAAGTTACTACGCTCGCCCGAGCTACCGCTTCCTTCCCAATGACCGAGACGACCACTCTCCCAATATCGCTCACGAGTCTGCATTCGAACTCGATGAGTCCGACATCTACAACTCCGTCCGCTCCAACTCTCCCGAACAGTTCCGCAAGCCTGTTTCGGGCTCCCGCCTCTCAAAGAAGTCCTCCGCCAAGCCTTCGTTTACAGACTCGTCCGACTGCCTGGCCGGAGCGAATCCGTCCTCGCTGCCTGTGAACATTCCGGACTGGTCGAAGATCCTGAGGAATGAGTACAGGGAGAATCGCCGTGGGGACGGTGTTAACGACGTCGACTTGAACGGCGACGACGAGTGTGAGAACGGGGTGAGGGTCCCGCCGCACGAGTTTTTGGCTAGGCAGATGGCGAGGACGAGGATTGCCTCCTTCTCGGTGCACGAAGGAGCAGGGAGAACCCTGAAAGGTAGGGATCTCAGTCGGGTCCGAAACGCAATTTGGGAAAAAACCGGCTTCCAAGATTAG